The following proteins come from a genomic window of Methanocella conradii HZ254:
- the twy1 gene encoding 4-demethylwyosine synthase TYW1 → MSLIELLKKQGYHIVGGHSAIKPCLWLGRSLKGRGACYKSHFYGISSHLCMQMTPCIACNQRCLHCWRPVEEPFAVKAWDRPEAIIEGCLREQRRFITGYGGILESDKQRWEEAFKPKHAAISLVGEPTLYPYLDELVHQLSNMGMSTFIVTNGTRPEALEKVTPSQLYMSLDAPDRETYMKACNPAVDLWDKVSESLEVLGARKNRRAIRLTLVKGVNMKDPEGYAALIKKAMPDYVEVKAYMHLGYSRNRLPRDAMPKHEEVMAFSKKVADVAGYRLASDVELSRVVLLSKDGGKKAIK, encoded by the coding sequence GTGTCTCTAATCGAGCTACTAAAAAAGCAGGGCTACCATATAGTTGGCGGGCATAGCGCCATCAAGCCATGCCTGTGGCTTGGGCGTTCTTTAAAGGGGAGAGGCGCATGCTATAAGTCCCATTTTTATGGCATAAGCTCTCACCTTTGCATGCAGATGACTCCTTGTATCGCCTGTAATCAGAGGTGCCTGCATTGCTGGAGGCCGGTTGAGGAGCCCTTTGCCGTTAAGGCGTGGGACCGCCCTGAGGCCATCATAGAGGGCTGTCTCAGGGAGCAGCGGCGTTTCATAACCGGCTACGGCGGCATCCTCGAGTCCGATAAGCAGCGATGGGAGGAGGCTTTTAAGCCTAAGCATGCTGCCATATCTCTTGTGGGGGAGCCCACATTATACCCTTACCTAGATGAGCTCGTGCATCAGTTGAGCAATATGGGGATGTCCACCTTTATCGTGACCAACGGAACCCGCCCCGAAGCCCTCGAAAAAGTCACCCCAAGCCAGCTTTACATGTCGCTGGACGCTCCAGACAGGGAGACCTACATGAAGGCCTGCAACCCGGCGGTTGATTTGTGGGATAAGGTTAGCGAGTCCCTCGAAGTGCTGGGCGCTCGAAAAAACAGAAGGGCGATAAGGCTTACCCTGGTGAAGGGGGTCAACATGAAGGACCCTGAAGGCTATGCGGCCCTTATAAAGAAAGCCATGCCCGACTACGTTGAGGTGAAGGCGTACATGCACCTGGGCTATAGCAGGAACAGGCTGCCCAGGGATGCCATGCCAAAGCACGAAGAAGTCATGGCCTTCTCCAAAAAAGTGGCGGACGTGGCGGGGTACAGGCTGGCATCGGACGTGGAGCTCAGCAGAGTCGTGCTCTTGAGCAAGGACGGGGGCAAAAAAGCCATAAAATAG
- a CDS encoding TrpB-like pyridoxal phosphate-dependent enzyme — translation MADNSEAKAREAIKVTLDVDEIPKKWYNIVADIPGGLPPALHPGTKEPLKPSEWEAIFPKGLIRQELSTERFIDVPDEVREALARIGRPTPLYRASRLEKALGTPARIYYKREDLSPTGSHKPNTAIAQAYFNFIEGVDHLTTETGAGQWGSALSSAAAYFGMKCTVFMVKSSYDQKPYRKYVMKLYGADVYASPSDRTEFGRKTLEKDPGCAGSLGIAISEAIELAVNSPNTKYSLGSVLNHVMLHQTVIGQEAQKQLAMIDEKPDKMIACVGGGSNFAGFTFPFIYEKLKGKNDARFIAVEPESVPSLTGIKSGRSRYDYDFGDTAGMTPLLKMYTLGHDFMPDPIHAGGLRYHGMAPTVSALYDKGIIDAEALPQDETFVAGELFTRTEGIIPAPESCHAIASAIRHARECKRLNKEEVIVFNLSGHGLLDLQNYATMLGM, via the coding sequence ATGGCCGATAATAGCGAGGCAAAGGCGAGAGAGGCCATAAAGGTCACGCTGGACGTAGACGAGATCCCGAAGAAGTGGTACAACATCGTGGCGGATATACCGGGTGGATTGCCTCCCGCTTTACACCCCGGGACTAAAGAGCCGCTAAAGCCTTCAGAGTGGGAGGCCATTTTCCCTAAGGGGCTTATCAGGCAGGAGCTCTCCACCGAGCGCTTCATCGACGTGCCTGACGAGGTGAGGGAGGCCCTTGCCAGGATAGGCAGGCCGACGCCGCTGTATCGCGCCTCTCGCCTGGAAAAGGCCCTGGGCACGCCTGCGAGAATATACTATAAGCGGGAGGACCTCTCCCCAACTGGCTCACATAAGCCTAACACTGCGATAGCGCAGGCATACTTTAACTTTATCGAGGGCGTCGACCACCTCACGACCGAGACGGGGGCGGGCCAGTGGGGCTCCGCCTTGAGCTCCGCTGCAGCTTACTTTGGCATGAAGTGTACGGTATTTATGGTAAAATCCTCCTATGACCAGAAGCCATACAGGAAGTACGTCATGAAGCTGTACGGTGCCGACGTTTACGCCTCGCCAAGCGACCGCACCGAGTTCGGGAGAAAAACGCTGGAAAAAGACCCGGGCTGTGCGGGAAGCCTGGGCATAGCTATCAGCGAGGCCATAGAGCTCGCAGTCAATAGCCCCAACACCAAGTACTCGCTGGGCAGCGTGCTCAACCACGTCATGCTTCACCAGACTGTCATCGGCCAGGAAGCCCAGAAGCAGCTCGCCATGATAGACGAGAAGCCTGATAAGATGATAGCCTGCGTGGGCGGCGGAAGCAACTTCGCGGGCTTCACGTTTCCATTCATATACGAAAAGCTCAAAGGCAAGAACGACGCCCGTTTCATCGCCGTCGAGCCCGAGAGCGTCCCCTCGTTGACGGGGATTAAGAGTGGCAGGTCAAGGTATGATTATGACTTCGGGGACACCGCAGGCATGACCCCCCTTCTTAAGATGTACACGCTAGGCCACGACTTCATGCCCGATCCCATCCACGCAGGAGGCTTAAGGTACCATGGCATGGCCCCGACCGTGTCCGCCCTCTACGATAAGGGCATCATAGATGCCGAGGCCCTGCCCCAGGATGAGACCTTCGTCGCGGGCGAGCTTTTCACCCGCACGGAGGGCATAATACCCGCGCCCGAGTCCTGCCACGCCATAGCCTCGGCCATTCGGCACGCCAGGGAGTGCAAGCGCCTTAATAAAGAAGAGGTGATAGTCTTCAACCTGAGTGGCCACGGGCTGCTTGACCTACAGAATTATGCGACGATGCTTGGCATGTAA